GAACAACAACCGGGGCCGGTAAATTGGGCAAAATACAACCCTGTGCCACGGGCTGGCGCGGTGCGTATGTGGAGTTGGGAAGCCATCGCGCATGGCGCTGAACTGGTCAGCTATTTCCGCTGGCGACAGGCCCCCTTTGCTCAGGAACAGATGCATGCTGGCCTGATGTTGCGCAATAATGAACCGGCTGTCGGCCTTGCCGAGGCAAAACAATTTGCCAGCGAACTTGATCTGCTGGACGGCGCTGACACAATACAAGCGCCGATCGCGCTGATACATGATTATGAAGCTGACTGGATTAGCGCACTTGATGGCCAAAGTGATGATTTTGCCTATCTGCCTTTGATGTTGGATTTTTACCGTGCCATTCGCCGGCATGGTGGCTCGGTTGATATCATTGGGCCGCATGATGATATTAGCGGTTATGCGCTGGTTATTGTGCCCTGTCTTATGCATGTGCCAGATAGCCTAGCGCATCAGATAGAACATTTTGACGGACAGCTTTTGATAGGTCCACGCACTGGTGCGAAGACAATCGACTTTCAACTGCCTAAAAATTTAGCACCTGGTCCGCTAGCCAGTGTCACTGGCGTTACCATAACCCGCGTTGATGCTGTGCCTGCAAGCCAGACAATATCCGTGTCAGATGATGAAATATTAGGCAATTTCAAAATCTGGCGTGAACATGTAACAGCGCAAGGCACCGTCCTAGCAATGGGCGAAGATGGCTATCCAGCAGTTATAAAAAGCAACCGTACATCCTATCTGGCGGGATGGCCTGATGCCGCGTTAGCCAATAATGTTATCAGCCAAGCCATGCAACAAGCTGGCATCACAACACATGAAATGCCCGGTTATTTGCGTGTCCGCCAACGTGGCAACAAACTGATTTTTGTCAATTACGGTGACCAGATGATGACCATTCCCAATAGTTTTTCAGGCACATTCATTCTGGGCATGCAAGATGTTCCCCCCGCTGGGGTCAGCATCATGCATGTTGATTCATAGCCCCTCGATACGATCTACCAACCAGGCATTAGGGTTCGGTGATCTGAAAGTCTCGAGGATATGATCGCCTTGTTCCCGCGCACATAAAGCAACAACACAACCGCCAAAGCCTGCGCCAGTCAGCCGCGCACCGATCGCCCCTGCGCTTTTCAAATTAGCCACAAGATCATTCAATATAGGTGACGACACATCAAAATCAGCATCAAGTGACGTATGGCATTCATCCATAAGCTGACCAAATTCATCTGCCTTGCCTGCTTCCAATGCAATGGCCGCTTTCTGAACGCGTATATTTTCCGAAATTACATGGCGGGCGCGTTTTTTTAATAACGGATCGGCAAGCCTATCACACGAGATCAGATCAGCATCTCGAAGTGATGCCACGCCCATTTCACTGGCTGCCTTTTGGCATTGGGCCAGCCGTTCATTATAGGCACCTTCGGATAGTTTGCGATCCGCACCCGAATGGATAATCAGAAAATCATAACCGGGAAAAAGAGGTATGCAGCGCGTGTTCATAGACCTCACATCAAACAGCATCGCCTGGCCTACAGGTGCCACAGCCGCGACCATCTGATCCATAATCCCACATGCAGTGCCCACAAAATCATGTTCTATCTGCTGTCCCATCCGCGCTAAATCGGCTGGGCTAAGCTTATCAAATCTGGCTGGGGTCAAAGCACCTATTGCCCGTAAAAGCGCAATTTCAAAAGCTGCTGATGATGACAACCCAGCCCCAGCAGGCACTTGTGATGATACGGCGATATTGATACCGCATTTACCATCATGCCCCACCGCAAATCCATTCAGGCGCGCCATCGTCAAGGCTCCTGTTACAAAATCCAGCCAACTTCCATCACAGGGGCTATCAACCAAGCGATCAAGCGCATCAAATCTGTCAGATATACCGCAGATCATATTGTCTTGGCGGGGCGATAACGCAACAACCGTATGATGGCGTAGTAATACCGGCATTACCAATCCCTCATTATAATCGGTATGTTCACCAATAAGATTAGCCCGGCCATGCCCGATAGCGACAGCTTCCGGCACCGCTGAAAAATGGCTTTCGAATAAGGCGCTAGACATTTAGCTTCGCCTTGCCTGCCAATAGCTCGGCTGCCTGTTCAGGGGGTATGTCAACCAGAAATGTACCCGTAATTTGTTCAACCGATGCCAGATATTTCAACTTGTCAGCACTTCGGCGTAATGGTCGGAAAGCACAATAAAAATGAAATGTGTCCTGCATTCCACGCGGGGCCGTGTGCCAGCCCAAAGTATATGGCATTGGCATACCATGCACGGCATCAAGGCGCGAAACGGCATCATGCATCAAGGCAGCGAACTGAACTCGTTCATCAGCAGTAAATTCAGCCGGTGATGCCATCTGTCGATGTGGCACAACCCATGTTTCAAATGGATAACGCCCCCATTCCGGCACCATAACAATACCACACTCATTTTGCGCCAGAATAAGCGCCGGATTGATATGTGCAACTATATCACCAAGCGGGTTGCTATGCACAAAACTATCAGCCTCGCGCGCGATAAGAGCCGGAATATGCGACAGGGCATAAATCTGGCCATGCGGGTGATCAAGCGTTACACCAATTTCCCGCCCCCTATTTTCAAAGGGAAGCACATATTGAACGCGTTCATCCTGCATCAAGGTGTCCCAGCGATGACCAATTGCCGCTACCAACAAGCTGATCCGATCAACGCCAATCGTGGCAAAAGATGAATGATGATCTGCACTATAGCAAACCACATCACAAAATCCGATTCCTGGCGCGGTCTCAACCCCCAATTCAGGTGGCGTCCCTGCTTCGGCTGATAAAGCGGAAAAGCGGTTTGTAAAGATCGCAATCTCATAATCGGTAGCCGGCATATCGGTAAGCTTGCCACCTTTAACAGCCGGACAAAGCGGGCAATCGGCAGCATCTGGTAAAAAGGTACGACCCTGGCGTGTACTGGCGTGACACACCCATTCGCGTAGTAACGGATGCCAGCGCATATGTGCGTCTGCACCTTGCACCGCTGGCAAACTTTCTAGTAGCTCATAATCACGCGCGGTTTCGGAAAACAGCCACAAGCTTCGACCATGACCACGATCAACATATTTTGTGTGAAAGTCTGTCATTAGCGCAAAGCTGGCAACCAACCAGCATGTGCATCAAGAAGCTCATCAACCATCTGCCATATCTGATCAAGGTTGAGCTCGGCACCGGTATGCGGATCCATCATCACCGCGTGATAGACATGCTCCTTTTTACCGGTGATGATCGCTTCAACAGTTAGCGACTGAACATTTATACTGCTTTGCATGATTGCGGCAAGATGCGGCGGCAGATCATCAACACTCTGCGGTGTGATACCCCGTTTATCAACAATACACGGTACCTCGACACAAGCATTGGCGGGTAAATTGCCAATCAATCCGTCATTCAACACATTGCCATTTATGGTATCAGGCACGTCATTCACCACCGCATTTATGATACGTGCGGCATATTCAACCGACTTTTCACATATAATGGGGCTATCCGATAATAGTGCCTGTTCCTGCGCATCCCATTTTTCGATCTGGTCTTCACAACGACGAATATATTCATTGATGGGAATATCAAATTGTTTGATCAGTTCCGGCTGGTCATTCTTGATAAACCATGGCGTATATTCGGCAAAATGCTCGGATGACTCGGTTACAAAATAGCCAAGCCGCCTTAGCATTTCATAGCGTACATGATTGGTACAACCATCGTAATTCGCCCCATAATTTCGGCCATCAATCAATTTATGCAGACGTGGATAGAGATCCTCGACCCTGCCATCAGCATGGCGCTTGGCAAATTTGGTATAGAAGGCAACATGGTTTATTCCAGCGCATTCAAATTCAATATCATCAATGGACTCACCTAGGTCGCGCGCCAGATCAATCGCAGTGCCCTGAACCGAATGGCATAGACCGACATAACGCAAATCAGGCACCATCCGCGACAAAGCCAGACAGTTGATCGCCATTGGATTGACATATTGCAACATCAGCGCATCAGGGCATATATCCATCATATCACGCGCAATTTCGGCTAGAACCGGCACTGTTCGCAACCCCCGCATCACCCCGCCAACGCCCAATGTATCGGCGATAGTCTGCGTCAGACCGTATGTGGCCGGAATTTCAAAATCAATAACCGTGGATGGTTTATAGCCACCGACCTGAATCATGATGATAACAAAATCCGCACCTTGCAGCGCTGTGCGGCGATCCGTTGTCGCGGTTATCGTTGGCTTGGCATTGACCGTGGCGCTGATTTTTTCAGCCACTAATTGCGAGGTTTTCAACCGTTTTTCATCAATGTCCTGAAGCGCCACATGGCAGTTTTTAAAACAGTCTTCCAGCAACACATCCGTCAGGATATTCTGCATGAAAACGGTGCTACCAGCACCTATCATCGTAATTTTTATCATCTATTTACCCTGCACCAATCAGCCTTTACTGGCGCCAAAAGTGAGGCCTGCAATGAAATGCTTTTGCATAAGAAAGAAAATAATCACTGGCGGCAATGCCGCCATAATCGACCCTGCAGAAATAAGGTGATAGGCAGAAATCCATTGCCCGTTCAGTGACTTCAGACCCGCCGTAACAGGCATCGCATGCTGTCCCTGGATCAGAACAGTTGCCCAGAAATAATCATTCCAGATAAAGGTGAAAACAAGCACACAAAGCGCGGCGATTGCCGGACGGATCAAGGGCAAAACCACTGCCCAAAAAATCTTGAATTCAGACGCACCATCAATCCGCGCTGCCTCGACAAGCTCATAAGGCAAAGCACGGATGAAATTACGCATAAACAGCGTACAAAATCCGGTCTGGAAGGCAATATGGAACATGGCAAGACCAGTAACGGTATCATAAAGCCCTATCTGAAAAGTCAGATCACGCACCGGAATCATCAAAATTTGAAAGGGAATGAAATTGCCCGCGACAAACAGAAAGAAGATCAGAAGGTTACCCTTGAACCGGTAAATCGCGAGGGCAAAACCAGTCATACAGCTCAGAGCCACAGCGCCAATCACCGTCGGGATAGTGATTTTAAAGCTGTTCATGATGAACATGAACATGGGTGTATTGGTAAAAACATCTGTCAGATTCTGGATCGCCTGCCATTCGCTTGGAACGCCCCACAAATTACCCGACGTAATATCCGCAGACCCGCGAACCGCCGTCATCACCACCCCAAGCAAAGGCACCAGCCATATAAGCAAAGCCACTGGCAATGCTATTTTATAAAGCATCTGATTAGTCGGATGCGTTTTTTCAATGGGCGTCGGGAACATACCTATAGCCCCCGCTTTTCATCGCGATACATGCGATAAATGAAAAATAAAATATAGATCATCATGATCGAAAAAAGTATCGTGGCGATCGCCGAGCCATACCCCATGCGATAGCCATATTCGCTCAAGGCCTGCTCAAACATGAAATAAGCCAACACATTGGTCGATCCCCACGGACCACCCTGCGTCATGATAGCAATCATATCAAAACTTCGCAGTGATCCGATAATCGTCACCACAACAGCGATAAAGGTAGCTGGCCGTAATTGCGGCAGAATAATATTCCAGAATAACGAAAATCCGGTTGCCCCATCCATCCGCCCTGCTTCAATCTGATCGGCGCTTACATTGTTAAGTCCGGTAAGATAGAGGATCATGCAATAGGCAATTTGCGGATATAACCCAGCAAAGATAATGCCATAAGTAGCGTAATCTTCATCTGCCAGAATCGCCCAACCTTCAAGCCCTACCAGATTGAGCAAC
This window of the Candidatus Puniceispirillum marinum IMCC1322 genome carries:
- the melA gene encoding alpha-glucosidase/alpha-galactosidase, with protein sequence MIKITMIGAGSTVFMQNILTDVLLEDCFKNCHVALQDIDEKRLKTSQLVAEKISATVNAKPTITATTDRRTALQGADFVIIMIQVGGYKPSTVIDFEIPATYGLTQTIADTLGVGGVMRGLRTVPVLAEIARDMMDICPDALMLQYVNPMAINCLALSRMVPDLRYVGLCHSVQGTAIDLARDLGESIDDIEFECAGINHVAFYTKFAKRHADGRVEDLYPRLHKLIDGRNYGANYDGCTNHVRYEMLRRLGYFVTESSEHFAEYTPWFIKNDQPELIKQFDIPINEYIRRCEDQIEKWDAQEQALLSDSPIICEKSVEYAARIINAVVNDVPDTINGNVLNDGLIGNLPANACVEVPCIVDKRGITPQSVDDLPPHLAAIMQSSINVQSLTVEAIITGKKEHVYHAVMMDPHTGAELNLDQIWQMVDELLDAHAGWLPALR
- the galT gene encoding galactose-1-phosphate uridylyltransferase encodes the protein MTDFHTKYVDRGHGRSLWLFSETARDYELLESLPAVQGADAHMRWHPLLREWVCHASTRQGRTFLPDAADCPLCPAVKGGKLTDMPATDYEIAIFTNRFSALSAEAGTPPELGVETAPGIGFCDVVCYSADHHSSFATIGVDRISLLVAAIGHRWDTLMQDERVQYVLPFENRGREIGVTLDHPHGQIYALSHIPALIAREADSFVHSNPLGDIVAHINPALILAQNECGIVMVPEWGRYPFETWVVPHRQMASPAEFTADERVQFAALMHDAVSRLDAVHGMPMPYTLGWHTAPRGMQDTFHFYCAFRPLRRSADKLKYLASVEQITGTFLVDIPPEQAAELLAGKAKLNV
- a CDS encoding carbohydrate ABC transporter permease, with product MTIAQDAQTNVTLRQSGWWKRNQQTFMPWLFLMPGILLFAVYVLWPIMSSISISLYQWDGLSPATYVGLENYIELMDDEEFYTALWNNVRWLVCFMAAVPIGLALALFLNQVVFGIRVIKSLFFFPFVISQVVIGLVFTWFYEPNYGIIAPLLNLVGLEGWAILADEDYATYGIIFAGLYPQIAYCMILYLTGLNNVSADQIEAGRMDGATGFSLFWNIILPQLRPATFIAVVVTIIGSLRSFDMIAIMTQGGPWGSTNVLAYFMFEQALSEYGYRMGYGSAIATILFSIMMIYILFFIYRMYRDEKRGL
- a CDS encoding carbohydrate ABC transporter permease; translated protein: MFPTPIEKTHPTNQMLYKIALPVALLIWLVPLLGVVMTAVRGSADITSGNLWGVPSEWQAIQNLTDVFTNTPMFMFIMNSFKITIPTVIGAVALSCMTGFALAIYRFKGNLLIFFLFVAGNFIPFQILMIPVRDLTFQIGLYDTVTGLAMFHIAFQTGFCTLFMRNFIRALPYELVEAARIDGASEFKIFWAVVLPLIRPAIAALCVLVFTFIWNDYFWATVLIQGQHAMPVTAGLKSLNGQWISAYHLISAGSIMAALPPVIIFFLMQKHFIAGLTFGASKG
- a CDS encoding beta-galactosidase, translating into MSSASESHAQFPALGVCYYPEHWPEDMWEADAKAMVAAGISWVRIAEFAWSRIEPQRDNFTWDWLDRAVKTLGDAGLKITMCTPTATPPKWLIDEMPDMIAIEADGTPRRFGSRRHYCFSHLGYRAESRRITQAIAARYGQMDAVAAWQTDNEYGCHDTIYSYSAAAKAGFQAWLADHYGTVAELNKAWGNVFWSMEVGDFSEVELPNLTVTEANPAHNLDFRRYSTAAVVTFNREQTDILRRLSPDRPIAHNYMGEFAQFDHRPVAADLDIASWDSYPLGMLQNMQSYPSANTERDQKTYADCMRTGEPDFQAFHHDLYRGMGRLWIMEQQPGPVNWAKYNPVPRAGAVRMWSWEAIAHGAELVSYFRWRQAPFAQEQMHAGLMLRNNEPAVGLAEAKQFASELDLLDGADTIQAPIALIHDYEADWISALDGQSDDFAYLPLMLDFYRAIRRHGGSVDIIGPHDDISGYALVIVPCLMHVPDSLAHQIEHFDGQLLIGPRTGAKTIDFQLPKNLAPGPLASVTGVTITRVDAVPASQTISVSDDEILGNFKIWREHVTAQGTVLAMGEDGYPAVIKSNRTSYLAGWPDAALANNVISQAMQQAGITTHEMPGYLRVRQRGNKLIFVNYGDQMMTIPNSFSGTFILGMQDVPPAGVSIMHVDS
- the galK gene encoding galactokinase, whose protein sequence is MSSALFESHFSAVPEAVAIGHGRANLIGEHTDYNEGLVMPVLLRHHTVVALSPRQDNMICGISDRFDALDRLVDSPCDGSWLDFVTGALTMARLNGFAVGHDGKCGINIAVSSQVPAGAGLSSSAAFEIALLRAIGALTPARFDKLSPADLARMGQQIEHDFVGTACGIMDQMVAAVAPVGQAMLFDVRSMNTRCIPLFPGYDFLIIHSGADRKLSEGAYNERLAQCQKAASEMGVASLRDADLISCDRLADPLLKKRARHVISENIRVQKAAIALEAGKADEFGQLMDECHTSLDADFDVSSPILNDLVANLKSAGAIGARLTGAGFGGCVVALCAREQGDHILETFRSPNPNAWLVDRIEGL